aaataaaaggtGTCTGCATTGACGGCTCTCTTGCAGTCAGGAGTCATACTCATTTTCTTACCTTCCAACTTGCAATCTTTCAGTAGATTTAGGATCTCAGGGAGACAATCAGACAGCTTCATATCCTCCAAGTTCAGGCTCCTCAAGAGGTGATTTGACTCTAAAAGGAGACCACATGTAATTACTGACAACACATCAGAGAACACTTGGATTACAGCTTGAACTGAATTGGATAAAATGGATAACTTTGAGGTCTGGGCAGGCAGGCATTAGGCTACTGCAGATATATTTGCATCTGTGAAACTGTTGTACTAAAATGCTACACGAGGTTTTAGGTCATTTAGAAACACTTACACAGTTTGTCCTCCAGAGAGAACTGACAAGTACATTTCTAATCTGTAAAATGTCTTAATGTGCATGTTGTCACAAAAAAATTCTTAACAATCAGTATCatgatgttttgtgtttctgttaaaaAGAAGTACTATCAGCTGATATATTGTTTTgagatatttttaaaattaaatatcaatatcagtGCTTGCCTAAAAAAACACAGTGGTTGAGCTATGGATTTGGTTTACATGTGAACAGGGTGGACAGTATCAGTGTCTCAAAAGCAAGTAGTCAGTGAGAGGTTACTCTCATTTTAATGGATCCTGTGAAAAGGCCAAAACGGTCTCAATactctcttccctccctgtctgtggctctcaccTCAAAGTCCACTGGTTCCCTCTAAAGATGCAAGTCTCACAACTCACAAATATAgtatattttcatttgtaaaaaaGGCTCAGTAACAGCTGGACATTGCAGCTTTTAACAAACATTAACAAGCAAAAGGAAACAGTGCATTTGTGTGGGTGATGTGCGTGTGTCTTCATGGTAATGAATGTCTCCCTGTGtccactgatgtgtttttaacaggcagcagtggagctctgtggcacagaggaataagatctACTGTACTGggctttggatacacacacaatacttgtaAGGAGGATAGTTTCAATCCTGTTTTTGGTCCACAAAGGGGATtatttgacaataaaaaaaaagtactgaaGAAGACCACCTGTCTCACACTTCAGCATGAACTTTTTTCAAGCTGTTCAATATAACAGTTCCTCTGTGAGTTCCTCTCTCATAAAAACAAGTTTCATTTctcgtttttcttttctcagacaTTGTTTCTTTgcatcttcattcattcatttgtagtTGTTTTATTGACTTTGTTTGACCTGCAATCCTCTCTGGCCCGGAACTCAAACTGCAGTGAGCCCTTACATGACACATTACCTGAGAGAGTGGTGAGGAGTTGGCTTTGAGAGGAGCCAGTTGGTAACCTCATGCCGGCTACGTGAAATGAGGTCAGATGTGGAGAGCGTTTCAGCACAGATGTGATGAActgcagatctgtgtggagctcAGCTACTTTGACAGTCAGTTTCTCCAGaggcagctctgcagaaagGTTGGGAAGCTTGATTACGTTGATTGAATACAACCccgattcccaaaaagttgggacactgtgtaaaacataaccAAAACAGAAGTGACAACTTGctaatcatttttgacatatactccattgaaaacagcacaaagacaatatatttaatgtttcacctcatcagcttcattgatttttggaaatatcacttattctgaatttgatgcagcaacatgtttcaagttgggacagaagcaactaaagactgggaaagtttggaacattccacaggtaaacaggttcacaggtgacaggtgatagtatcatgattggatatgaaaggggAATCCTCAAAAGACTCAGTCACTCAtaagcgaggttcaccactttgtgaacacacgATTGAATAAAGGATGTTAACACATTAAATCAGGAACACAGCTCGTTTATTACtgactgcattttgtttttatttacgtttcaCACAAGATCCCCACTTTTTGGGATCGGGGTTGTACACAACACTGCTATAGAATTACTTCATGCAGTATTGTTCAGGACAACTCAGGCTCATTCTGCTGTATTGATGAACTCTGGACAAAGTCTAAAAGGACAGTTTATGTTTAAAACAACTTTGGTCTCATTCCTGTAACTTAAGCTTCATTCTGTCTGTAAACTATGAAAGACGGTTACAAAGAGCAGTTTGCGGAATAATTTTAACAGTTTGCCTTAGTTTTCTCTTCCAAAcaagtttttttctttggtttgttttccaATCTGTACAATAATTAATCCTGATCACTTCGAGCATCACATTACTTTGGTATAAGCTTCACAGTACCTGACATGTCTGACTCAGCAGTCCTGGGATGATGCAGTGAGAGGTGTGGTCCCCACAACACATTTTGGATTTCCACATGCAGGGATGTCAAGTTAGGGCTTGCGTCCAGCAGGAACTCCATCAGCCCAGTGTATGGCAGGACGCTGATGCACAGATCAGTGAGGGAGCTGTGTGAGCTGTCAGACAGCTGCTTCAGGGCTCTGGCCAGGCCCAACACATCCGAGTCCCTAAAGGTcgctacacaaacaaacataacaacTATCAGTCCCGCACAACACAACGAACATATCCACTAGTGTTATAACTATTCTCTGAAGGTGAAATAATCCCCGATTTCAGTTTGTCAAATGATTACATACAGTCATACTTTTTACATATGCCATGGATTTAAATTCATTTCCTTGAATTTTGCTGCAGTTAAATGTCAAAATTCAGAGGGAGGTCACTGACTGCCCACGTCCCTTCATTCCTCTTCATACTTTGGTGgcatgtacagtaaataacaacaaaatatttaatcCAATATAATGCATATATTGAATATGAATGAACTCCAGGATTTACATCTGAAATTGAATTAGTGTTCAAAGAGCAAACAAACGTTTTCTCTGTTTAAAGTCACATATGAAACGAAGCAGTAGTGCCTCACCATAAACCAAAACAGTGCaacagtgaagaagaaacagcaaGCTAGTAAAAATGAATGTATGACCACCCCCACAAACTTACTGTCACATTAATGAGCAAACTTACAAAAGCTGTGCAGTGTTAGAGAACGAAGGCAGAAAAATGTGGGCAGGGCAGAGTTCAGCACTCTCAGGGAGTCAGATCCACACTGCCTGATCTCCAGACAGTCAATCTGTCCCCATGGACAAGCCACTGCTGAGGGACCATCACATGGACTGAAGGTTTGGCAGAGAACGTGAGGGTCCACAGTGAGGTTTGCTTTTTGAGATTCCTCTTCCTCCGCAGACACAGAATCCAACTTTGAGCGTTTGCAAGGAGTGACTTCATCATCCTGAACTTCTGAAGTCCTGGCCTCCAGACCTGGACTACAACTGGCCCCGTCTACATCGGCTGAAGCAGCTTGTGAAAAACAGCTTGGCTTTTTGCTGTGCATAAGGTTCATCAGCTCAGGGTGTATATATTGAGACCCCCTTCCATGTAGGAGCCAGGCCAGCACGATGGGACACTGCACATGCACGACGAGTTCTTTAGCCACCCCGTGATCTAGCAAGCGATGGAGAACATACAATGCGGTTTGTGTCTTCCTCTTGGATAAATCAATGCACTGCGATACACCAACACTCCTGATACGCTTTTCTAGGAGGTTCAGGAGAGGCTGCTCCTCAGCAGTTAAGCCTTGAAGGCGCTTATGCAAGCTTGTACTGAGAAAGAAATGTCTGATACATTTAGCTGCAGCCAACAGGAACGATGGGGTGTTTAAATTGGTGATGTTTCGTTTGACAAAGGGGTTCGTAAAGCTATAGAATACAAGAGTAAAAAGCATTCTCATAACTTTGTGCTTGGCCTCCTCTTCTGTGTGCAGGTCTATTACCTGAAACATAACACAGGAGACATATCATGTCTGGGTTTGACAGATGATCTGTTGATATACATGTgatttatttcaacatttcaccTACATGGTTTGGTCCACACATATCCTGCAGGACTCCAAGCCATCCAGAGAGAGTTGATATTCCTgagaaaaggagaacaaaaaatgaaatcatctcTACAAACAAAGCCCAAATACACAACACCATCTTTGTACTTCAACTTCATCTCTCACCTCTCTGGTTGAGGGAAGGCTGGAGCTCATCGAGCTGACACACAGtgagatgaggaagaagatcCCTTATGAGAGGCGATGGAAGATCTATGTTATGAAACACTGGTTAGGACATTTTTGAACACAAACTCCCTCACAACAATTAATAATgctcagaaacagacaaacccTCACTGTGGCTTCTATGAACGGGTGGTGTTATGACACCACCTGGATATGAGAAATGAGACTGCAAGAGTAAGGAAAGGGAAGTTTGGGGTCCCCTGCTGAAGttgctgcccccgcgacccgacCCCTGATAAGCGgttgaagatgagatgagactGCAAGATTCTTCGTTTCTACATGTCACTCACAATTGAGTAGAGCACCTCTTGAATGGTCTTTTGTTGTGCTATTTTAGGACATTTAATGACTGTAGCTTTATCTCCACTTCGGGCTGTGGACGCTAACGCTGCTGACATGCTGCCTTCTGCTATCAGCTAACAGTAGCACCATGTTTTCCTTGACTGTTGAAATGAACTCTTCGTTGTCGGCTCTCCGTGGCTGAGAAAGTTATTTTATGGACACATTAACGTTAACACCTTCCACTTACCAAGAACCGCCTCAGTGcccacagcagcaaaatgtttcCGTACAGCTCGGAAACACACTTGCTTCAAACTCATCACCTTTgggtttctctgctctgctttgcgGAAAGTATTGCGCATTTTCTAGCGTTTGTGTGTCGCATTTAATAACGTGGTTCATAACACTGCCATTAGTGCTCCACTGACAGGACAGACTCCATACAAAACAGGGGAAGCTGTCGGTCGGTCTTCTTTGCTGTTGCACCTTCAATGTTGTGGTTAAATGCTGTTGAAAAAAGACGACATGGTGCTTTACCGCCACCAACCGGTGGgacgttcttcttcttcttatttacTTGAATGGCGGCCGACAACCAATCATGAAGGTGCATGTCGCCACCCACTGTACTGTTCCTGAACATGAAATCTGTTTCCTGTAAATATTTCTAGAGAACCCTTCATACCTGTAATTGTTTGTCCCTTCTCCAACACATCTTTGATAGTCCACTCTCTTCCATCCGGTCCTTCAGTCTTTCTCTACATTGAACCCACAATCAATACACCTCAATGTTTTCCAGTGGTGGAACTAGACTTTTATACAGGGGGTGGCCAGAGGGTGGGCAAACCTGTATCAGGGGGTCCATCTACTATAGgcctaaaaaaggaaaatacagtGACATTATAACCTATTACCTAAGTAACATGCCTACTTGataattttcatttattattattttttaaaattatttttgtttgccgTAGCTCGACCTTTTTGTCCCTGACTTGCCACTTGTAGACCGATTTATTTTCCCTGCTCTTCAAACAGCTATTAAAAATAATTAGCTTATGatgtatttattatatttgAGGAAGTGGCCTAACCTATTATGAATATATATTGTCTACATACAACTATCTTTGCAGACTCTCAAGTCAAACACATTGAGCGTGAGAGACGCACAATTGACAGATCCCACCTGCTCACACCCACATGCATTTCATcacactattttttttttctcctcgcTTTCTGCAATGTAGAATACGCTATGATTGTTTAATAGAGTTCGGCACATAACACTGGTTTAGTTACCTGCGCGGCAACTATGTGGTTGCCTCTGTTGACCTAATGGTGCTCCTCTTCATCAATCACAAGATTAGGATAATCCTAATCTAGTGCTGCTGCATAGTTCTAAAAATATCTATGGCTGCTTAGCTTCAGGCTAACGTTAGGTTAGACTAGCAGCTAGCTGCTATCTTTCATATTAGCCACTTGCAGTTGGGCCAAAATCTCTTCTCCTCCAAATGCGCTGTTAAATTGTCAATAGTTTAAAACAAAGACTCATCCGGAGATCACTTTACAATGTGATGTTATTGTGGTCATAGTTGAGTTCCTATAGGCAACCTCTTTAATTATTAAACAGCAAAATGTGGTCTAGTATAAGAACACATTTTATTGAAATACGTTACTCTAGTTACGTAAACCAAACATCATGCATGGACAGCAATTTGTCCACAACACAGAGTAATGTATGTGAGTGACTGCAGGCATTATTAGACTTTTCTCCTGTCGACCTTCACCAAGTAATTTAGATAattttgtcattaaaatcaTCAGCCTGTATTTTACACCCCATCTcaactaagctgcttaaagaagttttatCCTTAATTGGCTTTTCTttattagacatgatcaatctgtctttaacAACAAGCtacgtaccacagtcctttaaagtagtGTAATAAAACTTCTACTTCAAAAGCCTcctcttgatccaggggttttagccaactacaGACCCATATCCAACCTCCACTCtctctcaaaaattcttgagaaagtAGTTGCTAATCTGCTGAGTGACTTCCTATACAACAATAGTTTGatgatttccagtcaggatttagagtgcatcatagcacagagacagcactggttaaagttacaaatgacttTCTAATTGCATCACACAAAGTTCTTACCTCTGTACCagtcttattagatcttagtgctgcattcaacaccattgaccatggtatcctattgcagagactggaacacttcactTGGCATTAAGGAAACTgcgctaagctggtttaaatcctacttttcaaTTTGTACATTTAAAAGCCAGTTATGGAGTTctgcagggttctgtgcttgaaccaattctattcacctgATATTTGCTCCCTTTAGGGAACACTATCAGGAAACTCTCAGAAATTTTAATTGTTATACAGATGATTCCCAGCTATATTCATCAGGGATGCCACATGAAATCAATCAAACTAAATTAAATATAACTAAACTTCAAGCAAGTCTTAAGGACATacagacctggatgacctgcaactTTTTGTTaccaaacaaagacaaaactgaagttatagtacaTGGCCCTAcacaccttagaaactcacaTTATATGTATCATCGGCACGCaagcacgcatgcacacagataGACGCAAtatggggttcagtgtcttgctcaatTGCAAattgatatttggacaggaggaGGCAAGGACCAAGGCACAAAACCCAGACTTAATAGACAACCTGTTATACtttctgagcca
The Chaetodon auriga isolate fChaAug3 chromosome 3, fChaAug3.hap1, whole genome shotgun sequence DNA segment above includes these coding regions:
- the lrrc41 gene encoding uncharacterized protein lrrc41, with the translated sequence MRNTFRKAEQRNPKVMSLKQVCFRAVRKHFAAVGTEAVLDLPSPLIRDLLPHLTVCQLDELQPSLNQRGISTLSGWLGVLQDMCGPNHVIDLHTEEEAKHKVMRMLFTLVFYSFTNPFVKRNITNLNTPSFLLAAAKCIRHFFLSTSLHKRLQGLTAEEQPLLNLLEKRIRSVGVSQCIDLSKRKTQTALYVLHRLLDHGVAKELVVHVQCPIVLAWLLHGRGSQYIHPELMNLMHSKKPSCFSQAASADVDGASCSPGLEARTSEVQDDEVTPCKRSKLDSVSAEEEESQKANLTVDPHVLCQTFSPCDGPSAVACPWGQIDCLEIRQCGSDSLRVLNSALPTFFCLRSLTLHSFSTFRDSDVLGLARALKQLSDSSHSSLTDLCISVLPYTGLMEFLLDASPNLTSLHVEIQNVLWGPHLSLHHPRTAESDMSELPLEKLTVKVAELHTDLQFITSVLKRSPHLTSFHVAGMRLPTGSSQSQLLTTLSESNHLLRSLNLEDMKLSDCLPEILNLLKDCKLEELHFNDCRLLEKWNNKEESLQHLVAALKAVPSLHTLSLAQNRLAKNVCVLAELFSGGSASSVKRLDLSSNFIQPSELMEFTERLKRHHPPHQLTLDLRKNPGDRDPDTWNAAMKGLRPFCVLLFEGWISTDTMADHISNM